A genomic window from Sphingobacteriales bacterium includes:
- a CDS encoding MFS transporter, translating into MFRQKFLTKTILLLSFVSLTTDVASEMLYPVMPVYLKSIGFSVLLIGILEGLAELTAGLSKGYFGQLSDTIGKRVPFVRWGYGLSAVSKPMMALFTFPLWIFGARTLDRLGKGIRTSARDAILSDESDPENKGKVFGFHRGMDTLGAAIGPAAALAFLYYYPEQYKLIFFIAFIPGLIAILLTFFLREKKAVLTEKNKVSFLAYFKYWKQSSGEYRKIVTGLLAFTLINSSDAFLLLMLKTAGYSDVEMIAFYIFYNLCYALLSFPLGSLADKIGMKNVLILGFFVFAIVYFSIGWSGKNYWLTAIIFAFYAIYAASTEGVSKAWISNITPKTHTATALGFYNSLASVAAFLASSLGGLLWNIFNPQTMFTVSAAGALCVAFFFIFFPSQKKMA; encoded by the coding sequence CTGACCAAAACCATTCTGCTCCTGTCCTTTGTCAGCCTCACCACTGATGTTGCCAGCGAGATGCTTTATCCGGTCATGCCTGTTTACCTCAAATCCATCGGATTTTCTGTTTTACTGATCGGAATTCTGGAAGGCCTTGCTGAGCTGACTGCCGGATTATCAAAAGGTTATTTTGGACAATTATCTGATACCATCGGTAAAAGAGTCCCTTTTGTTCGCTGGGGCTATGGCCTGAGCGCTGTTTCAAAACCCATGATGGCCTTGTTTACTTTCCCGCTTTGGATTTTCGGAGCAAGAACACTCGACAGGCTGGGTAAAGGAATAAGAACAAGTGCAAGGGATGCCATCCTCAGCGATGAATCAGACCCCGAAAACAAAGGGAAAGTATTTGGTTTTCACAGAGGTATGGATACACTTGGTGCAGCCATCGGCCCTGCTGCTGCTCTGGCTTTCCTTTATTATTATCCCGAGCAATATAAACTCATCTTTTTCATTGCCTTCATCCCCGGATTGATTGCCATATTACTTACTTTTTTTCTTCGTGAAAAAAAAGCTGTTTTAACAGAAAAAAACAAGGTTTCCTTTCTGGCCTATTTCAAATACTGGAAACAGTCGTCAGGAGAATACAGAAAAATTGTTACCGGCCTGCTTGCTTTCACCCTTATCAACAGTTCAGATGCATTTCTGTTATTAATGTTGAAGACAGCAGGCTACAGCGATGTTGAGATGATTGCTTTTTATATTTTCTACAACCTGTGTTATGCACTCCTTTCTTTTCCGCTTGGCTCGCTGGCTGACAAAATTGGCATGAAAAACGTGTTAATACTCGGTTTTTTTGTATTTGCCATTGTTTATTTCTCTATTGGATGGAGTGGAAAAAATTACTGGCTGACGGCTATTATTTTTGCCTTTTATGCCATCTATGCAGCTTCCACAGAAGGTGTCTCTAAAGCATGGATCAGCAACATCACACCCAAAACTCATACAGCTACCGCACTTGGCTTTTATAACTCTCTGGCAAGTGTGGCCGCTTTTCTGGCCTCTTCGTTGGGAGGCTTGCTATGGAATATTTTTAATCCTCAAACCATGTTTACTGTTTCTGCTGCCGGTGCTCTGTGTGTAGCATTCTTCTTTATCTTCTTTCCGTCACAAAAAAAGATGGCTTGA